The genomic window AAGTTACCACTTGCAGGTGGAACGATGAGTGGTGATATCAATATGGGTGGGAGAAAGATCTCAAGTGTTGGAAGTCCTACAGTTTCCACAGATGTTACAACAAAGGCCTATGTCGATAATCAAATGAAAATAAAAGTTGCAGATCATGAGGTTCGTTCATTCATTAGCAATCAAGAAAATAATGATGCAAGTTTAAGTTCTGTCCACGCTGATAACTGTGGTGCTGGAGAAGTTTATGTTGCTCTAGAGGGATTGAAGGACGAGAATGATGATCCAATAACTGATATGGGCTTTTGTCTAGAACAAAATCTAAGAGTAGCTACAACATGGGCACAAGCAAAGAGTGCTTGCGAGGGAGATGGAAAGAGGCTGCCTAGAGAATTTGAGTGGATAATAGCGTGTGAACGCAAGGCTGCATTGGGTTTAAATGGACATTCAACTAATTGGGAATGGCTTGCAAATTATAAGTTAGATGCTGGAAGTGATGCTTATCTTATGGTCGCATCAGTTCCTTGGGGTAATCGATGTTCAACACAGGTTGTGCATTTTCCAAATGTATCAGTAAATCCAGCTAATAGCCTGACTTTTCGTTGTGCTAAATAAACTTACTCTGGACATTGTTCGTATTTCTTAGTATTTTCAATACAATTTTTTTATAAATTTGTTGTGTTGAGACCTGTTAATCCATGAAGAGATCTGCTGTTCTATTATTATTTTTATTAATAAGTTACACGTGTTTAAATCACTATGAATTAGTGAATGGGGCAGTATTTTCAATCTTCAGGTCTCCTATAGTTCATAATCTGGTTAGCACTCCTCTAGATAATATGAAGAGTGATACTGTAAGAGTTAAAATATCATCAACGCAAAGAAGTTCTTTCAATGCTGATCAGAGAGATTTATCGCTAAAAAAAAATAATGAGATTGCAGAAGTAGAGAAATTTTTTGATAAAGAAAAATCACTAGCCAAAATGACAAATTTCTTCGATGAAGTTGATGCCGAGATTTATAAGAATTTAAAAAGTGCTTTTGAAAATGAAATTATAAAAGACAAAGTAAAAAAGACATTTACTTTTTCCCAGGCGAGAGTTGTTAGAAATAAATATTACGAACCTAAGACAATTCGAATCATTAAAGAAGCTGGTTTTTTTGAAACAGCTTACTTTGATATCATTTATACACAAATCAAAGAAAATGCTTCAAATAATGAAGTGCTTGAACGCTATTGCCCACGATTTGAGAAATTAGAAAATATGATCCTTTGCACTGATCAGCTATCCTTTATTGCTGATGAAGGGTATTTGTATCCGTCAGTTTCCTTTGCCAAACGAGGCATTTGTGAATCAATTGATTTAGTTCCTTCTGTGAATATATCTTTTGGCCTAGATAAAAAATTTGCTCCTACGTTAAAGTATAATCCACTCGATCACATCATTGTCCCCTTGGAAAATATTAAATTTGAAGAAAGTAAAACCAAATTCTTCTATGATAAAATTTCTTTTCTAGATGTTAGTGCAAAAAAAGATGTGATTCGCTGTTTTCCAGATATCAAAATTGAGGGATATCTTGGAGTTAGTGGACAGAGTTGTGCTGTTGATAGTGATTGCATGAACGGATGTTGTCAAAGAGGTATGTGTTCAGAGCAAAAATGCGAAAAAAAGATTGGCGAGGAGTGCTTAGATTCAAGTTTCTGTGCAGTTGGAAATAATGTACTAGTCATGGACTTAAAGTTAACAAAGACGAAAGATGGTCGTATCAAGTGTGATTCAAAATTTGAAGGAAAGAAAATTAATAATTTTTGCTATAAAGGCTTCTGTCGAGATATTGTCGATTATGTTTTCCAGCCCTCTTATAGTGAGAAATCTTTAAGTGAATGTTTAGAAACTTCACAACCCGAGTCCATTAAGATTTATGGTTCGGCTTTAAGGGAGGGGGAGTATGAAGAGATTAAATATGTGCCATAAAAGAGGTAGTCAATGAAGAAAATATACGTAGGGCTACTTGCGCTCTTATTTTCGAGTTGTATGAAAACTAGTTCAGAGTTAATCACTTATAGCTATGAGAGTAATGTTGAAGAAATAAATAATGAACAAGAATGTAAGTTGATTTACATGGCCAGTCTGAATAAGAAAATTGAAGAAAGTAAATATATTGGTCAAGTTCACATACAAAAGAGCTTCTTCAAAAAAATTCCTGTCATGTCAGAAGAGATTTATCTTTTACAGAAAAGTGTGAAGGAAAATTTATGTGCTCATGCAGTTAAATATGTTCTAATGAAGTTTTCACCAGTTGGTTATTTAGAAAAACTTGATCTTTATAAATAGAATATTTTACGAATGAAATTGCAGATAAAATAATTGATGAGCTAGTTGAGTATGTTGAATTACAACTGTCTAAAAACCTTGTTAAAATAATCTAAACTGAGAAGAGTTCTCAATTTTCTTAGGTGAAAGTTATAAAAAGACGGGTGATCTCACTTCATGAATCACCCGTTAATATAATTTATTCGCAGTCATTTCCTCTGCGTCTAGGTCTAGTGCAAGTATTATAATTACAACTTCCAGTACAACACTCTATATCCATCGTGCAGTAATCACCTTCTGCAACACAGCTTTGTCCGCATTGTCCGTTAGTACAGTTTCCAGAACAGCATTCACTATCAAATTTACATTGACCAATTGAAGTACAACCAGTTCCTTCCTGACAAGTTCCACTAAAACAATTATTTGAGAGGCAATCACTATCAAAGGTACAACCTCCTCCACCATAAGTTCGTCCATCATAACCAGCTTGGCATACTCCAGAGAGGCAATTATCAGAGCAGCAGTCATTATCAAATATACATTGCGACCCACCTACGGAACAATTGTTTGTTAAAGATTTAGTATTGTTAGCAGATAGGCCAAGAAGTTTTGCAATGTGTGCGGTAACCTCTTTAGGGACTTCGCCCTTTGATTGAGCGAATCCTTGAATTGATAGCACAAGTGTAAATAGTAAAATAACTTTTTTCATGTTTCTCCCTCATTGAAAATAATTTTACAAATTGCAGAGCAAGTTAAATGCCAAGTTATTCTTACGGCATTGCCAATAGTTAGAAAAAAATAAAGGACTCTAGAGTATCAAGATGCACCGTGCACAGTGTTGTGTTGAGCTTGGTTTGCACCGTGCGCAGTGTTGCTTTAAGTATGATTTGTATTGCTCATAGAAAATTTCACAAATTTTAAATATCTTGAATAGCAGCACAAATAAAAAAGCCCCGACATTGTCGAGGCTTTTTTATGGTGGGGTATTGAAGTCACTTGTTGAAAAATGTTTCCTTAAAAACTAAAATTGTTAACTAAAAAGCTTCAAAATAATTCGTTGAATAAAGATTCCTTAACTCTAGAGTTCTAATATTTGCTCTCCACGAGGCCATTATCATGACGATTTGCACATATTGTGGTAAATAAATTAAATGTTAATTTTAAATACTCCAAAAATAAGTCTTATTTCTAAGATCTTCCTTTTAATCAGAAAAAAAGCTAACTCATTCTATATTGAGTCAGTTGAACTTATTACATTACTTCTAAGTAATTTGAATGGTGAAGCTGTATTAGATAAAGATATATTAGTCGATAAATGGACAAGACTAGGCGAAAAACACTCTCGACTAGTATGGATTGATAGATTCTTTCTGAACTTTCTTAGAATTTATAGGCCAATAAGCTCTTTTGATGAGTACCTAGACTTATTAGAGAAGAAAGAAGAGTTATGTGAACTTAAAGGAAAGGTTGATTCTGCATTGCTTAAAGTTAAAGAGAGGTTATGCGACTTTAGTGACTACTTTACTCACTATCAAGCTAAGGTAATGAAAGAGTCTTATATTGAATTGTCTAAGAGTTTTCCAGATCATTTTGAATACAAATATCTTCCTGTCGCAAGAGAACTGGAAGAAGCCGTTAAAGAAATAGAGAATATTTTTATAGATTTCCCAGATAGAGTTAAGTCTTTTAATGAAGAATATATTAAGAATGAGCTAATTGATTACAAATCGTATTTTGATAACTATGAAAAGGGCTTAAATTCAGAACAAAGAAAAGCAGTTGTACTTGAAGAGAATAAAGTTTTAGTAAATGCTGGAGCAGGATCTGGTAAAACAAGCGTTATTTCTGCACGAATCGGGCACTTGGTAAAAAATAAAGGTGTTGATCCTCGAGATATTCTTTTGGTTACTTTTTCCAAAGATGGAAAAATAAATATGGAGAAAAGAGTAAAAGAAAAAGCAGAAATAAATATTGAAGCAAGAACAATACACAGCCTTGGTGGGAAAATAATAACTTCCTATGAAGGAGCAAGACCAAAACTAGCTAAAGAAGATGAGGCGAGAGGCTATTTAAGAGAAGCTTATGACGATTTATTAAAAGGGTCAGACCTAGCAAAGAGAATAAGAGAGTTCTTTTTAAATTTTTATTATGATGCAAAATTTATGTTTGATTATAACTCTATTGAAGAGTTAATTAATCATAGAAATGAAATCAATGACTTTAATGCAGCGATGTATAGTATCCATAGTAAGAGGAACTTCAAGCCAGGCAAATCAATTAAGACATTAAATAATATTAGAGTTAGAAGCTTTGAGGAAAAAACGATAGCTGACTTCTTATTTCTTAATAATGTTAAGTTTTATTACGAGATGCAGTATAGATTTCCAGAAAATACGAAGAAGAGATTTAAGTATCAGCCTGACTTTTATCTACCAGATTATGACATTTATATAGAGCATTTTGGAGTTGATCGAAATGGTAATGTTCCTAGCTGGTTTAAGTCTACTCATAAGAAATTTACAGCTAAAGAAGTCTATAACTATGGAATTAGGAAGAAAAAAGAACTTCATAAAGAGAATGGAACGAAACTAGTTTGTACTTATAGCTATGAATTTAGAGAAAAAAGGGTATTAGAAGACTTAGTTAAGAAGTTAGAAGACCATGGTGTAACTCTTAAGCCTATAGATGATGTTGAATCTATCAAGTTTATTCAGCCTGATATTATAAGGTTACTAAGTAATTTCATGAACCTATTTAAATCTGGGAATTACTCAGAAAATGATATTGATAATAAAATTAACGATGTCTTTGGAGAGTCTACTTTTTTACAGAGAAGATCTAGAGCATTTTTAGATATATTCTTACCTTTTTACTATAGGTATCAAGAGATTTTAGATACATATGATAAAATTGATTTTTCTGACTATATCAAGAAAGCTTTTGAGTACCTTAATGAAAAGGGAGAGATTCTAACAGAGGA from Bacteriovorax sp. Seq25_V includes these protein-coding regions:
- a CDS encoding conotoxin: MKKVILLFTLVLSIQGFAQSKGEVPKEVTAHIAKLLGLSANNTKSLTNNCSVGGSQCIFDNDCCSDNCLSGVCQAGYDGRTYGGGGCTFDSDCLSNNCFSGTCQEGTGCTSIGQCKFDSECCSGNCTNGQCGQSCVAEGDYCTMDIECCTGSCNYNTCTRPRRRGNDCE
- a CDS encoding UvrD-helicase domain-containing protein translates to MLILNTPKISLISKIFLLIRKKANSFYIESVELITLLLSNLNGEAVLDKDILVDKWTRLGEKHSRLVWIDRFFLNFLRIYRPISSFDEYLDLLEKKEELCELKGKVDSALLKVKERLCDFSDYFTHYQAKVMKESYIELSKSFPDHFEYKYLPVARELEEAVKEIENIFIDFPDRVKSFNEEYIKNELIDYKSYFDNYEKGLNSEQRKAVVLEENKVLVNAGAGSGKTSVISARIGHLVKNKGVDPRDILLVTFSKDGKINMEKRVKEKAEINIEARTIHSLGGKIITSYEGARPKLAKEDEARGYLREAYDDLLKGSDLAKRIREFFLNFYYDAKFMFDYNSIEELINHRNEINDFNAAMYSIHSKRNFKPGKSIKTLNNIRVRSFEEKTIADFLFLNNVKFYYEMQYRFPENTKKRFKYQPDFYLPDYDIYIEHFGVDRNGNVPSWFKSTHKKFTAKEVYNYGIRKKKELHKENGTKLVCTYSYEFREKRVLEDLVKKLEDHGVTLKPIDDVESIKFIQPDIIRLLSNFMNLFKSGNYSENDIDNKINDVFGESTFLQRRSRAFLDIFLPFYYRYQEILDTYDKIDFSDYIKKAFEYLNEKGEILTEDYKHIIIDEFQDTSFGMMKLVNALDDLAKDKRLFFVGDDWQSIYKFNGADVTLMLNFDEMNEDSRVTRLEYNYRSQSNIVNLGKMFVSKNPFQLEKDVKSFKSENEALNNPKEIVFLGSKQFEEALINLNSKLYPNGRDDFDNGSVDIYLISRYNNDISIVSDVLTPLKKKQYRYKNLKIRSMAVHSSKGLEAPYVFVLPPKKVIMGFPSSIPDDSVMKLVTSHRENYENAEERRLMYVAMTRAEEQLFFITDNGQEDTNSPFWLEIKKIVKENKMNKDTEPFPLSESLEDSQKKKVEDMKVSQVVSLYVDLFEGYKGKCPFHADEEESLIVKNQNDTFYCPTCKAYGDKYEFVRRLFDLETKLEVIEVIYEDAFSKN